Proteins from a single region of Phycisphaerae bacterium:
- a CDS encoding BatD family protein, with the protein MQRQMSNYELQITNYRGTPYRAFVIRNSSFVIRNCASIVLVASLCASPVLAQSLTAEISSDDAFVGEALTVNVTVSNPSQATAPTPPVTEDFEINLASVEPVGRSINTVIGSDGRLTQQTSYTYKYIVKPLRPGRLTLGRFTLREKGRSYFTHPIPVSVSNEKTTRDLFCEVKTKRDVAYIGQPVELTYEIWIRRFHQPGVGMLDVSPTWNLKDIQSSTWGVFSQNDIARPKYAAQQREAESGRPEDFYVFYLEATIYPTKAGPFDFGDIQFVYNYPIRIGRNVFNLTLERSRKISARPTLPKLLIKPIPTVGRPPDYNGAIGVYSLSAIAKPLQVPVGDPITLTLSIRGAGPLERLTPPRLDQVAALTRNFEVSTDVPAGVLENDRKRFTLTIRALREDVKEIPPVPLSFFNPDTGKFETAYSRAIPLKVTPAQRIALSNLPPSEGGGADFLTPLVETTEGLFPNETNSASLLADQSADLGPFAWSLIALLPLAYGATSVWCARSDRFRRDQAYRRRAHALSNAKKSLAVPQASSLKPQAFSVRAALVGYIADCCNVPAGGLTRADAVKLLADRRVSAETVNAADALLEKLELAEYAGAAQITETDGASTAMELIQRLERERLR; encoded by the coding sequence GTGCAGCGCCAAATGTCAAATTACGAATTACAAATTACAAATTACAGAGGGACGCCGTACCGCGCTTTCGTAATTCGTAATTCGTCATTTGTAATTCGCAACTGCGCGAGCATCGTTCTCGTCGCGAGCCTCTGCGCCTCTCCCGTTCTCGCCCAATCCCTCACCGCCGAAATCTCCAGCGACGACGCCTTCGTCGGCGAAGCTCTGACGGTCAACGTCACCGTCTCGAACCCCTCGCAGGCCACCGCCCCGACGCCGCCCGTGACCGAGGACTTCGAAATCAACCTCGCCAGCGTCGAACCTGTCGGCCGGAGTATCAACACGGTGATCGGCAGCGACGGCCGACTGACGCAACAGACGAGCTACACCTATAAGTACATTGTCAAACCCCTTCGACCCGGCAGGCTCACCCTTGGCCGCTTCACACTCCGCGAAAAGGGACGCTCCTATTTCACGCACCCGATCCCGGTTTCCGTTTCCAACGAGAAAACTACCCGTGATCTCTTCTGCGAGGTGAAGACCAAGCGCGACGTCGCCTACATCGGCCAACCTGTTGAACTGACCTACGAAATCTGGATCCGTCGCTTCCACCAGCCGGGCGTCGGCATGCTCGACGTCTCTCCGACCTGGAATCTGAAGGACATCCAGTCCAGCACGTGGGGAGTCTTCTCCCAGAATGACATCGCGCGACCCAAATACGCCGCGCAGCAGCGCGAAGCGGAATCGGGTCGCCCCGAAGACTTCTACGTTTTCTACCTGGAAGCGACCATCTACCCCACCAAGGCCGGCCCCTTTGACTTCGGCGACATCCAGTTCGTTTATAACTACCCCATCCGCATCGGTCGCAATGTCTTCAACCTCACCCTGGAACGCTCACGAAAAATCTCCGCCCGCCCCACGCTCCCCAAGCTGCTCATCAAGCCGATCCCCACGGTCGGCCGACCACCCGACTACAACGGCGCCATCGGCGTTTATTCCCTCTCGGCCATCGCCAAGCCGCTGCAAGTTCCCGTCGGCGATCCGATCACCCTCACCCTGTCCATTCGCGGCGCCGGTCCTCTCGAACGCCTCACCCCCCCGCGTCTCGACCAGGTCGCGGCGCTGACCCGCAATTTTGAAGTCTCGACCGACGTCCCCGCGGGTGTCCTTGAAAACGATCGCAAACGATTCACGCTGACCATCCGCGCCCTGCGCGAGGACGTCAAGGAAATCCCCCCCGTTCCGCTCAGCTTCTTCAATCCCGACACCGGCAAATTTGAGACCGCCTACTCGCGGGCCATCCCGCTCAAGGTGACGCCCGCGCAACGCATCGCCCTCTCCAATCTACCGCCCAGCGAGGGCGGAGGTGCTGACTTTCTGACGCCCCTCGTGGAGACGACCGAGGGGCTCTTTCCCAATGAAACCAACTCCGCCTCACTCCTCGCCGATCAGTCCGCCGATCTCGGCCCATTCGCCTGGTCCCTGATCGCCCTCTTGCCGCTGGCTTATGGCGCAACCTCCGTCTGGTGCGCCCGCTCCGATCGCTTCCGTCGCGATCAGGCCTATCGCCGCCGCGCGCACGCCTTATCCAACGCGAAAAAGTCTCTCGCTGTCCCTCAAGCCTCAAGCCTCAAGCCTCAGGCCTTTTCCGTCCGCGCCGCCCTCGTGGGCTACATTGCCGACTGTTGCAACGTTCCCGCGGGCGGGCTCACCCGCGCCGACGCCGTTAAGTTGCTCGCCGATCGCCGCGTCTCAGCGGAAACCGTCAACGCCGCCGATGCGCTTCTCGAGAAGCTCGAACTCGCCGAATACGCCGGCGCGGCGCAAATAACTGAGACCGACGGAGCCTCTACCGCCATGGAACTCATCCAGCGTCTCGAACGGGAGCGACTGCGATGA
- a CDS encoding tetratricopeptide repeat protein, translating to MTTIVPLILWLLTFAQGQSLNPSIPQSLNPLSPGQRSDVLQKANAAFEAAVAMKNSGAIDARRLFREALDGFQSLVRDGVQNGRLHYNIANTYLRLGDIGRAIANYRRAQRLLPGDEENRKNLEFARSRVELKFAKPAAGAMIETLFFWHYNTSLAARTRAALFSYALFWALALSLRLLPRRPPGLGWALLTVGLFTAAVGASAAWQRATADRHIEGVLIADHVVLRKGNGEYYDPQFDRPLPQGVEFRLRASRPDVDGATWYHIELPDGKDGWLRAEQAEII from the coding sequence ATGACCACCATCGTTCCGCTGATCCTCTGGCTTCTCACATTCGCCCAGGGCCAGTCCCTCAATCCCTCAATCCCTCAATCCCTTAATCCCTTGTCGCCCGGGCAGCGAAGCGACGTCCTGCAAAAAGCCAACGCCGCCTTCGAGGCCGCCGTCGCCATGAAAAACTCCGGCGCGATCGACGCCCGCCGCCTCTTTCGCGAGGCCCTCGACGGCTTTCAGTCGCTCGTTCGCGATGGCGTTCAGAATGGCCGGCTTCACTACAACATCGCCAACACGTACCTTCGCCTCGGCGACATCGGCCGTGCCATCGCCAACTATCGGCGCGCCCAGCGCCTCCTCCCCGGCGACGAGGAGAACCGCAAGAATCTCGAATTCGCCCGCAGCCGAGTCGAGCTGAAATTCGCCAAGCCCGCCGCCGGCGCCATGATCGAGACCCTCTTCTTTTGGCACTACAACACCTCCCTCGCCGCCCGCACTCGCGCCGCCCTTTTTTCCTACGCCCTCTTCTGGGCACTTGCACTGTCGCTCCGACTCCTCCCGCGCCGCCCTCCCGGTCTGGGCTGGGCGCTGCTCACCGTTGGCCTCTTTACCGCCGCCGTCGGCGCCAGCGCCGCGTGGCAACGCGCGACCGCCGACCGGCACATCGAAGGCGTCCTCATCGCCGATCACGTCGTCCTGCGCAAGGGAAACGGCGAATATTACGACCCGCAATTCGACCGCCCCCTGCCCCAGGGCGTCGAGTTCCGCCTCCGCGCCTCGCGGCCCGATGTCGATGGCGCCACCTGGTATCACATCGAGCTTCCCGACGGAAAAGATGGCTGGCTCCGCGCCGAACAGGCCGAGATCATCTAG
- a CDS encoding DEAD/DEAH box helicase, translating to MPLSRFHPTIQKWFFNRLGEPTEPQREGWPPIRRGLHTLIAAPTGMGKTLAGFLSAIDALAQRGPNLPDETGVLYISPLRALSNDVEKNLQGPLRELTERDVFFPHLRVMVRTGDTPPRDRAAMARRPPHILVTTPESFYILLTSGSGQAMLRSVKTVIVDEIHALARDKRGSHLALSLERLERLAGPFQRIGLSATQKPLEEVARFLVGAGRECQLVDTGHRRKMDVAIEVPPSPLETVCSHEQWAEIYHRVAELIHQHRTTLIFVNTRKLAERVSARLTEMMGEEQVTCHHSSMSRERRLNAEQRLKAGSLRALVATASLELGIDIGEIDLVVQIGATRSIATFLQRVGRSGHAVRRTPKGRLFPLTIDELVEAAALLRAAARGELDRTPQPAAPLDILSQQVIAACVAAGPDGIAEEELFAAMCRGWPYRAIARQDFDAVIQMHAEGRRGLLHRDGVGRRIMARKRARIAAITGGGAIPDVADYQVVQAPDGTVVGTINEDFAVEANVGDIFQLGNTSWRILKVERGVVRVADARGQPPTIPFWLGEGPSRTQELSREIGRVREECADPAVLHKEIGLSAEAAQQIADYIADGRRVLGTVPTQRRVVLERFFDESGGMQMVLHAPFGGRINRAWGLALRKKFCRGFGFELQAAANEEAIVISLGLQHSFPLESVFNYLYPNSVRKVLTQAVLDQPMFESRWRWNATRALVLDRFQSGKKVPAPILRMRAADLLASTFPSAVACPENLPAGDLPIPMDHPLVRQTIDDCLTEATDAAGLIDVLTALQDGRIEKVAIDTPEPSAFARGIISSQAYTFLDDAPLEERRTQAVFARRALDERSLDGIGALDPAAVARVREEAWPTPQSMEEVHEALLWMGFVTDVEAVSWTEWLEQLAATNRVHHQDARWVAVDGPQAPKAILLGRLEALGPVFEDDPRVSLGGVTGPTLLELEREGAILRTRLDGRTAWCERRLLARIHRYTLETLRRQIEPVSTTEFLHFLACWQHVDDEHRLEGPRGVGEVLRQLAGYEAPAAAWESSILPLRVRDYRREWLDELTLTGEFAWGRLWGDGASAIRVTPLSFIPREELDAWLGWTKPALNVESSGAAKDILEVLTLRGAMFPQELQKAAGLTPAYVERGLAELVAQGMATCDSFAAVRQMLTPPSRRRRPVRAVGRWSRFRAAECPAPADEMAAQQLLRRTGVVFRKTLAREKLPVSWTKLCRVYRRMELQGKIRGGRFVAGFSGEQYALAEAVELLRRVRREGVRDQPDLHASDPLNLQGVLSPAIPLSFSAVG from the coding sequence ATGCCGCTCTCGAGATTTCATCCGACGATCCAGAAGTGGTTTTTCAACCGGCTCGGCGAGCCGACGGAACCCCAGCGCGAGGGATGGCCGCCGATTCGACGTGGGCTTCATACGTTGATCGCGGCGCCGACGGGCATGGGCAAGACGCTGGCGGGATTTCTGTCGGCGATTGACGCACTGGCCCAACGAGGTCCGAATTTGCCGGACGAGACGGGCGTACTCTACATTTCGCCGCTTCGGGCCCTGAGCAATGATGTCGAGAAGAACTTGCAGGGACCGCTTCGGGAACTGACGGAGCGGGACGTCTTCTTTCCCCATCTGCGCGTCATGGTGCGGACGGGTGACACTCCGCCGCGCGATCGTGCGGCCATGGCCAGGAGGCCGCCGCATATTCTCGTGACGACGCCGGAGTCTTTTTACATCCTGCTCACAAGCGGCAGCGGACAGGCGATGTTGCGGTCGGTCAAGACGGTGATTGTCGATGAGATCCATGCGCTGGCTCGCGATAAACGCGGGTCGCATTTGGCGCTTTCTTTGGAGAGGCTGGAGCGCCTGGCGGGGCCGTTTCAGCGGATCGGTCTGTCCGCGACGCAGAAGCCGTTGGAGGAGGTCGCCCGATTTCTCGTGGGTGCGGGCCGCGAGTGTCAACTGGTCGATACCGGCCACCGACGAAAGATGGATGTCGCGATCGAGGTCCCACCGTCGCCCCTGGAGACCGTCTGCTCGCATGAGCAGTGGGCGGAGATCTATCATCGCGTGGCGGAGCTGATCCACCAGCATCGCACGACGTTGATCTTCGTTAACACGCGAAAGCTCGCCGAACGAGTATCCGCCCGGCTGACGGAGATGATGGGGGAGGAGCAGGTCACGTGTCACCATAGCAGCATGTCGCGCGAGCGCCGGCTGAACGCCGAGCAGCGCTTGAAGGCGGGCTCCCTGCGGGCGTTGGTCGCAACGGCGTCGCTGGAGCTGGGAATCGATATCGGTGAGATCGATCTCGTGGTTCAGATCGGGGCGACGCGCTCGATCGCCACGTTCTTGCAACGCGTCGGGCGGTCCGGCCACGCGGTGCGCCGCACCCCCAAGGGACGATTGTTTCCGCTCACGATCGACGAATTGGTCGAGGCGGCGGCGCTGCTACGCGCGGCCGCGCGGGGGGAACTGGACCGCACGCCACAGCCGGCCGCGCCTCTGGATATCCTGTCGCAACAAGTCATTGCCGCCTGCGTGGCAGCCGGACCGGACGGAATCGCGGAGGAGGAATTGTTCGCGGCGATGTGCCGAGGCTGGCCGTACCGAGCGATCGCGCGGCAGGATTTTGACGCGGTGATCCAGATGCATGCGGAAGGACGGCGCGGTCTGCTGCATCGCGACGGCGTCGGACGACGGATCATGGCCCGCAAGCGGGCGCGGATCGCGGCGATAACCGGCGGCGGGGCGATCCCCGATGTGGCGGACTATCAGGTCGTGCAGGCCCCGGACGGCACCGTCGTGGGGACGATCAATGAGGACTTCGCGGTCGAAGCCAATGTCGGCGACATCTTTCAACTGGGCAATACGTCGTGGCGCATACTGAAAGTTGAGCGCGGCGTCGTACGGGTAGCGGATGCGCGCGGGCAGCCTCCGACGATTCCCTTTTGGCTTGGCGAGGGACCTTCGCGGACGCAGGAGTTGTCCCGGGAAATCGGGCGGGTTCGCGAGGAATGCGCCGACCCCGCCGTACTTCACAAGGAAATTGGGTTGTCGGCCGAGGCGGCCCAACAGATTGCGGACTACATCGCGGACGGGCGCCGCGTCCTGGGGACGGTGCCCACGCAACGGCGGGTTGTGCTGGAGCGCTTCTTCGACGAGAGCGGCGGGATGCAGATGGTGCTGCACGCGCCGTTTGGCGGGCGGATCAATCGGGCCTGGGGATTGGCCCTGCGCAAGAAATTCTGCCGGGGATTTGGATTTGAGCTGCAGGCGGCGGCGAATGAGGAGGCCATTGTCATTTCGCTGGGGTTGCAGCACAGCTTTCCCCTGGAAAGCGTGTTCAATTACCTTTACCCGAACAGCGTGCGGAAAGTCCTGACGCAGGCGGTGCTCGACCAGCCGATGTTCGAATCGCGCTGGCGGTGGAATGCCACGCGGGCCCTGGTATTGGATCGCTTCCAGAGCGGAAAAAAGGTTCCCGCGCCGATCCTGCGAATGCGGGCGGCGGATTTGCTGGCCTCCACATTTCCCTCCGCGGTGGCCTGCCCGGAAAACTTGCCCGCGGGGGACCTCCCGATCCCGATGGACCACCCGTTGGTGCGCCAGACGATTGACGATTGCCTGACGGAGGCGACGGACGCCGCCGGTCTCATCGACGTGCTCACGGCGCTCCAAGATGGGCGGATCGAGAAGGTCGCGATCGACACGCCGGAACCCTCGGCCTTTGCACGAGGAATCATCTCGTCGCAAGCGTACACCTTCCTTGACGATGCCCCGTTGGAGGAGCGGCGCACCCAGGCCGTGTTCGCACGTCGAGCATTAGATGAGCGTTCCCTTGATGGCATCGGCGCGCTGGACCCGGCGGCGGTGGCGAGAGTACGAGAGGAGGCCTGGCCGACTCCACAATCAATGGAGGAAGTGCACGAGGCGCTCCTTTGGATGGGGTTCGTGACGGATGTAGAGGCGGTTTCATGGACCGAATGGTTAGAACAGCTCGCCGCGACGAACCGTGTACATCATCAGGATGCGCGCTGGGTTGCCGTGGACGGTCCGCAAGCGCCCAAGGCGATCCTTTTGGGACGCCTGGAAGCGCTGGGCCCCGTGTTTGAAGATGACCCCCGAGTGTCATTGGGCGGTGTGACCGGCCCCACGCTGCTGGAACTCGAGCGCGAAGGAGCTATTCTGCGGACGCGGCTGGATGGGCGCACGGCATGGTGCGAGCGACGGCTTCTGGCGCGGATACATCGGTATACACTGGAAACACTGCGCCGCCAGATCGAGCCTGTCAGCACGACTGAATTCCTGCATTTCCTGGCCTGCTGGCAGCACGTCGATGACGAGCATCGCCTGGAGGGTCCACGGGGAGTCGGCGAAGTCTTGCGACAGTTGGCAGGATATGAAGCGCCGGCTGCAGCGTGGGAGTCGAGCATCCTGCCGCTGCGCGTGCGCGACTATCGCCGCGAGTGGCTGGATGAACTGACGCTCACGGGCGAATTCGCGTGGGGACGTTTGTGGGGCGACGGGGCGAGCGCTATCCGAGTGACACCGCTCTCCTTCATTCCGCGTGAGGAATTGGACGCGTGGCTGGGATGGACGAAACCGGCCCTGAACGTCGAATCCAGCGGTGCGGCAAAAGACATCCTGGAAGTGCTCACCCTCCGCGGAGCCATGTTCCCCCAGGAACTGCAGAAGGCGGCGGGTTTGACGCCCGCGTATGTCGAGCGGGGCTTGGCGGAACTGGTGGCGCAGGGAATGGCGACCTGCGATTCGTTCGCGGCCGTGCGGCAAATGCTTACTCCGCCTTCGCGGCGGCGGCGACCGGTGAGGGCGGTGGGCCGGTGGAGCCGCTTCCGGGCGGCGGAATGTCCCGCGCCGGCGGACGAGATGGCGGCGCAGCAGTTGCTTCGACGTACCGGAGTCGTGTTTCGCAAAACGCTTGCGCGCGAAAAGCTGCCGGTCAGTTGGACAAAGCTGTGCCGCGTCTATCGAAGGATGGAGCTGCAGGGCAAGATCCGCGGCGGGCGATTTGTGGCCGGTTTTTCAGGGGAGCAATACGCGCTGGCGGAGGCCGTGGAGCTGCTGCGCCGGGTTCGGCGGGAGGGCGTGCGCGACCAACCTGATCTGCACGCCTCCGACCCGTTGAATCTGCAGGGCGTCCTAAGTCCGGCAATACCGCTGTCGTTTTCCGCGGTGGGTTAA
- a CDS encoding DUF4142 domain-containing protein, with translation MTIRILALASIVFFAGCAHRCGESCMQHANPGSPEIRTTSYVEEVPVYTARTDDCGDISTVAMRTGDCGAHVSTVAYTETLETAEPIETYSNPDRRIEVTEVSERPADVSLSSSSDRDRELARDRDFARESDSRDRDFEHDRDFVKEAALANLTEIELGREALKNAANEDVRRFGQRMIDDHSKAQSDLKAAAGSSFDVPNELDAEHRSMVEKHARLSGQEFDRAYLEMMVDDHSRVIREFERASESAKDRDIRDFASRTLPVLREHVSMARDTQTRMATDKSPKD, from the coding sequence ATGACAATTCGAATTCTCGCATTGGCCTCGATCGTGTTTTTCGCCGGCTGCGCCCATCGCTGCGGAGAGAGCTGCATGCAGCACGCCAACCCGGGCTCGCCTGAAATTCGCACGACAAGCTACGTTGAAGAAGTGCCTGTGTACACCGCCCGCACGGACGACTGCGGCGATATCTCCACCGTCGCCATGCGCACGGGCGACTGCGGTGCCCATGTCTCGACCGTCGCCTATACCGAAACCCTGGAAACCGCCGAACCCATTGAGACGTATTCGAACCCCGACCGCCGCATTGAGGTGACGGAGGTGAGCGAGCGGCCCGCCGACGTGTCACTTTCCTCCAGCTCCGACCGCGATCGTGAGTTGGCGCGCGATCGTGATTTCGCCCGCGAGAGTGATAGCCGCGACCGAGATTTCGAACACGATCGTGACTTCGTAAAGGAAGCGGCGCTGGCCAACTTGACCGAGATTGAACTCGGACGCGAGGCCCTCAAGAACGCCGCGAACGAGGACGTGCGGCGTTTCGGCCAGCGCATGATCGACGACCACTCCAAGGCGCAATCCGACCTGAAGGCCGCGGCCGGGAGCTCCTTCGACGTACCGAACGAGTTGGACGCCGAGCATCGGAGCATGGTCGAAAAACATGCACGATTAAGCGGTCAGGAGTTCGACCGCGCGTATTTGGAGATGATGGTCGACGATCATTCCAGGGTCATCCGCGAATTCGAGCGCGCCAGCGAATCGGCGAAGGACCGCGACATTCGCGATTTTGCCAGCCGGACCCTCCCCGTCCTGCGCGAGCATGTGTCGATGGCCCGGGACACGCAGACTCGGATGGCAACCGACAAATCGCCGAAGGACTAG
- a CDS encoding YihY/virulence factor BrkB family protein — MTYAVKDAVTDLLDDQGFRLAAALSYYAVLSLAPFLLVMLELVGWIIGREAVSTELVNQMRNLVGEAGADITLAIIQHAGETEQRGIASIVGTAVLLIGASGILVQLRDAMNTIWEVKARSRAGFWGLLRARLVSFGMVLVVGFLMLVSLALSAFLAAARNYSAGRFPGTELLLGSLHWAATLALFTTLFAALFRYLPDVAISWRDVWIGALTTAALFSVGKFVIGLYLGHSSIGTAYGASGSIVVLLVWVYYSSVILLFGAELAQVIARHSGSGIRTSK; from the coding sequence GTGACCTACGCGGTCAAGGACGCGGTCACCGACCTGTTGGACGACCAGGGTTTTCGCCTGGCGGCGGCGCTCTCCTATTACGCGGTGTTGTCGCTCGCGCCTTTTCTATTAGTGATGCTGGAACTGGTCGGGTGGATCATCGGGCGCGAGGCCGTCAGCACGGAACTCGTCAATCAAATGCGGAACCTGGTGGGAGAGGCCGGGGCAGACATTACCCTGGCGATCATCCAACACGCCGGCGAAACCGAGCAGCGGGGTATCGCGTCGATCGTGGGCACGGCGGTCCTGCTGATCGGCGCCAGCGGCATCCTCGTGCAGCTTCGCGATGCCATGAACACGATCTGGGAAGTGAAGGCGCGGTCCCGTGCCGGATTCTGGGGCCTCCTCCGGGCGAGACTGGTTTCATTTGGAATGGTGTTGGTCGTCGGCTTCCTCATGCTGGTCTCGCTGGCCCTCAGCGCCTTCCTGGCGGCAGCGCGTAACTATTCGGCGGGCAGGTTTCCGGGCACAGAGCTTTTGTTGGGCAGCCTTCACTGGGCGGCGACGCTGGCCCTGTTCACCACGCTCTTCGCCGCCCTGTTCCGGTATCTGCCGGATGTTGCTATTTCCTGGCGTGATGTGTGGATCGGCGCCCTGACGACAGCGGCGCTGTTCTCCGTGGGAAAGTTCGTCATCGGCCTTTACCTCGGCCACAGCTCGATCGGCACGGCCTATGGCGCGTCGGGATCGATCGTGGTCCTGCTCGTCTGGGTCTATTACTCTTCCGTGATCCTGCTGTTCGGCGCTGAACTTGCGCAAGTCATTGCGCGCCACTCCGGCTCGGGAATTCGAACCTCAAAATAG